The stretch of DNA ACTATGACTTCTTCGACAGCCGCTTCGCCGGCGCGGAGCAGGCCGCCGGCGCGCAGCTGTCGAAGCTGCCGGGCGACGGCTACGACGACCCCAACGATCCGCTGACCCCCGTCCGCACCGCGGGCGCCGTCGCGCATGCGCCACAGGTCGAGCTGGCCCGCCTCTCGGGCTATGTCTACCACGACAAGGACGACGACGGCGTCTTCGACACCGACGAGACGCCGATTGCCGGCGTCACGCTCGAGCTGCTGAACGCCGCGGGGCAGGGGACCGGCGTCTTCGCGACGACCAACGCCGAGGGCTACTACCAGTTCATCGACTTGGCGGCCGGCACCTACGGCGTGCGCGAGACCCAACCCGACGGCTGGCTCGACGGCAAGGACACAATCGGCTCGAACGGCGGCGACGTCGCCAACGACCTGCTCACCGGCGCCACGCTCGACTGGGGCGACCGCGCCGTCGAGTACAACTTCGGCGAACTGCTGCCGGGCTCGATCGCGGGCCGCGTCGGCGCCAACAACGGCCCCGACTGCAAGTTCGACAACCCCGACGTCCCGCTCGCCGGCGTCACGATCCAGTTGCTCGACTCGAGCGGAAATATCCTCCGCACGACGCTGACCGACTCCCAAGGGCGCTACAAGTTCGACAACCTCGCGCCGGGCGAGTACCAGGTCCGCGAGCTCCAGCCCGAGGGCTACTACGACGGTGGCGAACGCGCCGGTACGGCTGGCGGCGCCGTCACTGACGACTACATCACCGATATTTACATCGGTTCCGATGTCCACGCCATCAACTACGACTTCTGTGAGAAGATCGGCGCCTCGCTTAGTGGCTATGTCTACCACGACCGCAGCAACGATGGTTCGCGCGAACCGGGCGAAGAGCCGATCCCGCAGGTGACACTCAAGCTGATGCGCCCAGATGGGACCGACACGGGTCTCCGCGCCGTTACCGACTCCAACGGCTACTACGAGTTCACGAACCTCGAGGCCGGCACGTATTGCGTCGTCGAGGAGCACCCCGATGGTTGGCTCGACGGCATCGACACTCCCGGCTCGGTCGGCGGTAACGCGACCAACCCCGGAGACAGGATCTGCGAGATCGTCATCCAATACGGTGACGACGCGGTCGAGTACAACTTCGGCGAATTGCTCCCCGGTTCGATCTCGGGCCGCGTCGGCGGCAACTACGGCCCCGACTGCGACTTCGATTCGCCCGACGTGCTAATCGCCGGCGTGACGATCCAGCTGCTCGACGCCGAGGGCAACGTCCTCCGCACGACGACAACCAACGAGCTGGGAGAGTACCGCTTCGATGGCCTCGCGCCGGGCGAGTACCAAGTCCGCGAACTGCAGCCCAATGGTTGGTTTGACGGCGGCGAACGCGTCGGCACGGCCGGCGGCGTCGAGTCGAACGACCTCTTTTCGCAGATCCTCATTGGATCGGACCAGCACGGCACGCAGTACGACTTCTGCGAGAAGGTCGGCGCGCAGCTTAGCGGCTACGTCTATCACGACCGCGACAACGACGGCAACCGCGACCTCGGCGAAGAACCGATCCCCGGCGTCACCGTCAAGCTGCTCCGCGGCGACGGGACCGACACGGGCCTGACGGCGGTGACCAACAGTTCGGGCTTCTACCAGTTCACGAGCCTCGACGCCGGCACGTACCGCGTCGTTGAGGTGCATCCCGCCGGTTGGCTCGACGGCCTCGACACGCCGGGTTCCGAAGGGGGCGTCGCGAACAATCCGGGCGACTCGATCAGCGACGTGGTGCTCGAGTACGGCGACGACGCCATCGAGTACAACTTCGGCGAGATCCTGCCGGGCTCGATCGCGGGTGGCGTCTACTGGTCGCCGACGGGTGACTGCTCTTGCGACTGCGACAACAAGCTGCCGCTCGCCGACGTCACGGTGCAGTTGCTCAACGACGAGGGCGTCGTCATCGCCACGACGACGACCGACGACGCGGGCCAGTACCGCTTCGACAACCTGCGGCCGGGCACTTATACCGTCCGCGAGCTGCAGCCCACGGGCTACTTTGACGGCGGTGAAGTGGTGGGCTCCGAAGGGGGCGTCGCCACCAACGACCTGTTGAGCGAGATCGTCATCGGCTCGGGCGTTGACGCCGTCGAGTACGACTTCTGCGAGATCCCACCGGCGGCCTTGGCGGGCTACGTCTTCGTGGACGGCGAGCCGATCCAGTCGGTCAATGGTTCGATCCCGGGCAGCATCTACGATCACAAGGACGGCGTCCGTGACGCGGGCGACACGCCGATCGCCGGCGTCAAAGTGCGGCTCGTCAACGGCCAGACGGGGATGCCGTTCTACCGGATCCCCGCGGGTGGATCGTTCGACGATGTGCCGGACGGCTACGTCGGCATCGAGGTGCTCGACGGCTACTACCCCGACGGCATTTTTGAGACTTACACCGACGCGAACGGTTACTACCAGTTCCTCGGCCTGCCGGCGGGGAGCTACGCGGTGGTCCAGGTGCA from Botrimarina mediterranea encodes:
- a CDS encoding SdrD B-like domain-containing protein; amino-acid sequence: MGLFTKLTNRPSRHVTRAPRRTPLRRMNVEQMEDRRMMAADVLLGAVYLEDALSGSDDAPDTIRVSFVGGAAGTTLDRIVIDGDKLGDGVTAGDIFFDIADGGAGSFGNSPFSVVSSSGFSVTSFEVIDGGTKLVINLDGFEAGEELVFSIDVDEYGQTIEGLNSNAFAEGGEFEGSILTGDFSAPGFVDLTLTGVYYDFFDSRFAGAEQAAGAQLSKLPGDGYDDPNDPLTPVRTAGAVAHAPQVELARLSGYVYHDKDDDGVFDTDETPIAGVTLELLNAAGQGTGVFATTNAEGYYQFIDLAAGTYGVRETQPDGWLDGKDTIGSNGGDVANDLLTGATLDWGDRAVEYNFGELLPGSIAGRVGANNGPDCKFDNPDVPLAGVTIQLLDSSGNILRTTLTDSQGRYKFDNLAPGEYQVRELQPEGYYDGGERAGTAGGAVTDDYITDIYIGSDVHAINYDFCEKIGASLSGYVYHDRSNDGSREPGEEPIPQVTLKLMRPDGTDTGLRAVTDSNGYYEFTNLEAGTYCVVEEHPDGWLDGIDTPGSVGGNATNPGDRICEIVIQYGDDAVEYNFGELLPGSISGRVGGNYGPDCDFDSPDVLIAGVTIQLLDAEGNVLRTTTTNELGEYRFDGLAPGEYQVRELQPNGWFDGGERVGTAGGVESNDLFSQILIGSDQHGTQYDFCEKVGAQLSGYVYHDRDNDGNRDLGEEPIPGVTVKLLRGDGTDTGLTAVTNSSGFYQFTSLDAGTYRVVEVHPAGWLDGLDTPGSEGGVANNPGDSISDVVLEYGDDAIEYNFGEILPGSIAGGVYWSPTGDCSCDCDNKLPLADVTVQLLNDEGVVIATTTTDDAGQYRFDNLRPGTYTVRELQPTGYFDGGEVVGSEGGVATNDLLSEIVIGSGVDAVEYDFCEIPPAALAGYVFVDGEPIQSVNGSIPGSIYDHKDGVRDAGDTPIAGVKVRLVNGQTGMPFYRIPAGGSFDDVPDGYVGIEVLDGYYPDGIFETYTDANGYYQFLGLPAGSYAVVQVQPAGYIDSIDTAGTTGGAAVNPTKPGEIPTLVPMGELFGQNVIYSINLTAGDFSRENNFSEVTTYRGWLPPVTPPVTPPSVPLDPISLGQTGPWALPPLPARPGEDIYGGSSQALGYTWHLSVINAGQPRELTIDGARVQYASQSSDDIWQGVERNQKELSQAKWRLLANDIEGAEFSDLLFGSEDAVPVAGDWNGDGVTDIGVYIDGDWYLDLDGDGRWSEGDLWAQLGSRDDLPVTGDWDGDGKTDIGIYGPAWPRDPHAIEREAGMPDYANYPGPHGTKAKNVPPTDEDATSGARLLAKLRDKIRGRRADVIDHVFHYGTPGDVPVAGDWNGDGIRTIGVFRDGHWTLDANGDGRFNEADRNVMLGQAGDLPLVGDFNGDGVDDLGVYRAGRWLADLNSDGELEELDLAATDQALAAEVAGKPIVGDWDGDGIDEPAIVSPVADGEASEVRVSLRKAG